A region of the Antedon mediterranea chromosome 4, ecAntMedi1.1, whole genome shotgun sequence genome:
AACCGACCTGGATTTAAATTGACAGATCTGAATGCAAAGTAGCTGCCCTGGATTCAAATTGACTGACCTGGATTCAAATTGACTGACCTGGATTCAAATTGACTACCCTTGATTCAAATTAACTGACCTGGATTCATAATGCCTAGCCCGATTGCTAATTAACTAGATTTTAAATATAAGGATCCCGATTTTCTGTGATAATTTTAAGTAAAacttgttgtttgtttgtttacagaAAACCAAAAAGTACAACAGAATGATGTAACCAGCAGCAGTATAAGTGAAGATGAGTTGAAAGGTCACACAGATACAATACAAAGACTTCAAGAAGAAAAGCTTTCATTAGAACACCAATATAAAGCACAAGTTAGTTGATCATATTCTACTGACCTGGATATAAAATGACTGACCTAGATTTATTTTTGTGACATACCTGTACCTTGTTGTAAATGTATACAACAGAATACAGAATCTTTATTGGTCCAATTGTTTTGACAAGCttgaacaaaaaattaaaaatatattaacaattCATAAGtgttataacatttaaaatacagtgAAAAAATAGATATTTAGCAGTATGTGGGAATTGTAATACTTGTATGCAAAATATAATATGATACCTTACTAAtgctttattatatataaacagaaaataattatgaattggGGTAAAGtcataaattaaatatgttatttatatttttaccatCAGGTAAACGACAATGCACAGCTAAGCAACATGTATAGAGAAGCTGAGGAACAAAGAGAGAGATTAGATAATGAAGTGATGATGTTAAGAGAAGAAGCTTCTGATAGATCATCTTTACTAGAAAATGTACAAAGTGATAAAGCTACTATTAGCAGAGCATTATcacaaaataaagaattaaaaacacaattacAAGAACTTCAAAATGCATTTGTGAAAATGGTAAGTATATAGCACATATAACACATAGAAGTAGATGATGTGCAAATTGATGGGAAATATACAATATCTTACCAAAACAAATAGCTTGGTGGTTTAGATGCTTGGCTACCATGGTCCcggggttcaaatcctgtcagatGCCAGGATTGTTTGTCATGACAgaacaactccactcccaaacaCTTGTTTGTccagagcatcttgtgtatatgtcgTAATTATTTAAGGGGGATACCACTTTATTAACTACTAGCCTTAAAGGCTATATGACTATCTGGCCTCCCCAGTGGACTTTACCAAACAgtcataaaataattacaattttttatttaacatttattttgtctctaCAGAGCAATGATAACATGGAGTTGACAACCAAAGTACAGACAGAAGAACACGTAAATAATGAACTTTCTAATAAAATTGCTGATTATGAAGATGATATAAGTAGTATTAAAAACCAGGTAAGAAAATCACTTCATATTTGGTGTGGGCTTACACCTTAACTGGGCTTACAATCGAATTCTTAAACGTGTACAGCAAACAAAATAGAATAGATTAACTGATTTTGGATGGGTTGTTGATTTTCAGTTACGCATAAAAGAAAGTGAAACCGACCGACTGAAGACACAAACATTTGAACTTAATAAACAACTAATGCACCAATCACAGATACAAGATAGGATACACCACTATGAAGCCCATGGGCCTATGAAAGACAAACTGGAAACAGAATTAGCAGACACACAGGTAAATGCAGTTGAACAGTTTAGTTTAGCAAAAATGACACATAGCTTGTTTCCCACCATGCTTTATGTAAAGATAGAGGCAAAGTTTAGCCTGAGGTTAAACAGGAGTTAAACTAGCATATGGGAACAATGAATTAGCTAATACAgtttaaaatgacattttgacACAATAGCTTGTTTCCCGCCATGTTTTATGTGAAGATAGAGGCAAAGTTTAGCCTGAGGTTAAACAGGAGTTAAACTAGCATATGGAAACAATGAATTAGCTAATAGAgtttaaaatgacattttgacACAATAGCTTGTTTCCCACCATGTTTTATGTGAAGATAGAGGCAAAGTTTAGCCTGAGGTTAAACAGGAGTTAAACTAGCATATGGAAACAATGAATTAGctaataaagtttaaaatgacattttgacACAATAGCTTGTTTCCCACCATGTTTTATGTGATTTATTTAAGTATGCATGGGCTGAGATTAAAAGGATATAAATAAACTACCATATGTGAATGCAGTTTTAAGTTGAACAACCATAAACAATTGTTGactccaaattaaaataaaataaaactctaaaatgaatatgtttcataatgttatatttaaagGAAAAGTTATCAAAGCTTTTAGTAGAAAATGATAACTTGATAGCCCAGTTAGCGGCTGTATCGTCATCATCAGTAGGAAACCAATCACATGACCATGATCACGACCACCCTGATTCTACCTGCAATGATAGTTTCTCAAGAGACGAGATGGTAAGTTTTCTGAAATAATCTTTTAACTATAGTAGTTGACTCTCTCAAACCTACAAACTGTCCTAAACCCAGACTTTTCTTTAGGTCCAAAAGGTCTTAAATTcttttttacctttaaaaacacatttagaaTACTAGAAATTCTGGAAAACCAGACGAATTAGGCCAGCCCATGAGTGCCTGGTATTGGAAGAGATGATTTTATGGCATTTTGAATTCTGTTTCAAAATCTGGGTTATTAAATTTAACGAGTCAAaagatataatattaaaatcataggAAATACAGGTCACTACTTGTTTCTAACACTATTGCTTAAAAAGGAACTACATTTCAACATTTGCTGAGTTATAGGGAAATCAGTCATTGATTCTAAGTGGGCAACTTTCTTGTAGGTTAATACTCTATCAACTGCCCTGAGGCAGCTTGAGATGGAGCGTGATCAGTTATCAAAATCATTTAATGACCAGAGAGAGCAACATCACATACTACTGCAACAAATGGAGGATATCCAAAGTCAACATTCACAAGGTATAGTCAATATTGTttagtatgcaaattattttgacaactaggaataaaaatacagtagtactcctattaaagggacaccttaaGGACCTGATACCTGATTTTAGTTGTAGTCAGTGATAGTAAGACTGTCTTGAGAGCAATAGAGCGTGACAAACATTGTACATGCTTACAAACCAATGAGTGCTGTGGTAGCTCCCACAACCAAGTcaaatttagaaataataaaatctttattttataacGGAAGTTTATGCACTTTCATGAGACGATatgaaataaatactagattgCCAACTGACTGACAAGATaaaacttgtaataagactttgtttatgtagagcatcttgtttatatgtttgtcttgtgaaggGGATTGGCACCTTTAAGAAGAACAGTGAATGAATTgacttatggttatccttggcaattttcctaaatatgttaaaaaacaaataagatAATACATGATTTCATGAAACCTATGTTGATTGGTTGTAATATtcttgttgcttgtgtttgcaaacatatgctccatacctaaaaaatgtattgtagatagAGAAGTAGCCTATATATTTAAGCTTAGAATTTGcgaattttctttttctgtttgtacGTTTGTTGTTATGGATGAAATTttctaaataaaagaaattgaaattgaatacaacattttatatttgttcataAATAGCGCCAGCAATGACACCAGAAGGGACATTTGTGACAAATGAAGATTTTGAAACTATGTCACACGCCATGGACCTGCTTCAGAAAAAGTTCCTACAAGTGATGGCACAGAAGGCTGATATGGATGACCTGTGTCAGGAACTGGAGCATAAGAACATGCAGTTACAGTCAGAGACTGAGACAATAGGTAACAAAAGCTTAAATATGTATTACCCTCCAAAAAACaggaaaaatgaagattaataaaatcggACTTtataataggccattttgcagttttaattaagttattcacttctgtaaaaaaaacacatttcatttgtaaaatgttaattttaaccaaaagcCATTGTCTGTGTATATATGCACAGTGGCGTAACACAGAGgtctgaggcccctggtttaggaaccctaagtggaCCTCCACCTCAGgcatttttagcctttttcgacatattttaatgcctgttttttcctctggacACTGCTCAGGACCCCCATAAGCTCCGAGGCCCTttggtttagccagtgagcgctcagaGCCGTTACACCACTGTATATGCATTTATAATAAGAGAAATATAGTGTGTGTTTTATAACTTAACTTTCAGGAGAGTATATCTCATTGTATCATAGTCAGAGACAAGTAATGAAGAAACGTCAAGACGACAGGGAACGTTATGTAATATCTCTAGCAAAAGAAAAAGAAGTAATGCAGGTAAGAGACAATCATGCAGGTTTTGTCTTTTAATAATCACAGGTTTGCTACGAATTACATTTCTCAACAGGTGTGTGGTATTGGGTTGCTTTTTGtatagaagtttaccaaatttaagcagGCTGTAAATAGAACACCTCAAGGGCATTTTACTtgagtgttaagctctgtctacactatcaaactagtttgacaaaaaaggtgtgatgtgcctaaatatggtagtgatatgacatcatcatgtccatatatgggcacatcacatttttttgttcacataaattttgatagacagagcttaagtgtgTGATTGCACTAGCTTGTTGTATTCAATTAGGTAGAAGGTGTTTAATATCTGTAATTTGAAATCTTAACATTCAATTTCTTTTCACAGATGAAGTTAGCACAGTTGCAGAATCTTGTGATGCAGTTATTGGGTGAGAAGTCTGAGCTGCCAGCCCACCTGCACCATTCAGCTGACCTAATCACAGAGGATATGGTGACATCAGTGCTACCAAACGCTGCTACTACCTCAATGAATGGACCAACACACAAagtgaagaaaaacaaaagccTTGGAGGTAGTTTAGACAGTACAACATTAGATGGTGAGAGGTTTACTAACAACTCTAAACTAACTAatagttttaaatgtattttataaccTTTCTTGCCAAAGAAAGAAAATTtcctaaaatattaaattgttgaCAAATATGTGTCTACAGTATGTCATACTACATCAACATAGTTGATAATTACTTACTgcagtagctttgcgtcagggtgCTTAGTATTAGAGGTTTGCCCTACTTTGACATAAATTGTACTTGATAATAAAGTATATTTGCAAGCAATTCTCAGGTGGGACTCGAACCGATGCCCTTCAGATCACTAGACAGGCACTAGACcacttgcgctgatggctagggtttGATTCGAGCCAAAGGAAGGTAGCAGGTTGGGTCATAGTTGTGTAACTACCGCGAGGTAGCTATGTACAGTTGTTCTGATGTAAGAGTGATTTGTCTTTTTCTCACGATTGTAATGTGATTCAGGGATGTAGCCACCATGTGACAGACGAGGTGCTTGCCTCATCTGAAATTGTACATTTTCACAACCCACCGCCAATCCTCCCGCACAACTCatactattataataattttttattgcagaatctgtttttttttaaagtgttttaCCGCTGTGTTGGtcctatttttgttttgtttttgaaaaatattaatttaaaaacatatcttTTCCTCGTCTATCATTAACCAATCGCTACGGCCCTGTGATTGCTATTAATTCATACACAGTTTCTGATAGTTGACATGTAACACACACATCTGTAACATGAATGTTTTACTTGACTTGCAGACTACAGCGATGATTGGTCCTCAAGTGACACCGAAAGTGTAGAGGAAGCAATGGAAGACAGACTACCAGAGATCTCACCCATTCACATGCCAGAGGCGCCGCACCAGAACCACATCCCTCAACGAGAGAAGACAGCGCAGCAGATAATGAACCTTCTAGAAGAGATCAGTGGTCCCAACATCATAGACAGAGGCACTATTTTAGACCATAGCTTTCTACCTTGTAAATGCTGTGAAGGAAGAATAATTGATGTATAATGCTAGCCTACAAAATACTACCCCTTTCAAATTACCGAGCAAAACTCTGGAGTTTCGACACACCTGGCTGCACACCTTACAAAATACAGGTGATGTGAAggagtctaaagctctgtctacactatcaaactttatgtgacaaaaaatgtgatgtgcccatatatggacatgatgatgtcatatcactaccacatttgggcacatcacactttttttgtcaaactagtttaatagtgtagacagagttttacaaTACACAGGTGTTGACGCCCCAGTGTGTGTAAACTCTCTTTGCTAGGCAATGTGAAAAGGGTGTAAGGCTGATATCTCTCCATTTGTGTATGGAAACTAAGAACACTGTTTTAAAGTACAACTCATCATTGCTTTTGGATTTGCTATAGTGTCTTACTAATACTAATGTCTTTCTGGGTTCAGTGGGCAAGTTAAGTCCTGGTTGTCCCTCCATACCTATTGATAATTAAACAGATTTTAAGATAATGATTTGATTGTAATCATGATGAAGATACAAATTAATTTCTATGataatatatagataatttTATATGTACTTACTATGGTCATGGATTAAATCCATGTAATGATATACCTTACTGGGAAAATGATGTTATTTTCTCAAAAAACTGTTTTGGTTATTTTTTGTGGTATAAAATGAATACTGTTGTTTCTTCCTTTTATGGGTAAATGGCAACCAAGTACATATTATgaatttagttaattaattatgatacaCATAACATATTGGTGATTTCCTTGATAAAAGTGTTAATTTCATGTTTTGtacaaatttgtcaaaattcttTGTTTTTCGGGCATCTAAATATTTAATTGGAAATGCACAATCaccaataaaaaaattaaaaaaataaataaatatataattatatttttgttaaatttagtaatataaattatgatttGTTAAACTtccattatttatatatttattattttactgcacttaattattatgcaaaattTAAACAGCCTTGTGTGTGCATAACTTAATGTTATATGTTTGCATTATTCTACCAGGGTTACCCAATCATATGATAATaactatattactgtattataagtAAATTAAAACAGCGAGATGGGTTGAACAGTAACTAATGTATGacacataaaataaatgcatatattaaataataaacacataATACATTCAAACATGCATTGAAATCATACTGATCACTTGTTGAAGTGAACGGAGGAATgtgaaataatcatttttttcatattattatatattcccagtcttaaatattaattatttgttatataaattatttttattgctattattattcACCCGATATTCTGTACTGTATCTTCATATATAGTATCATAGGCAAACTCTGTAGTACAGt
Encoded here:
- the LOC140047177 gene encoding golgin subfamily A member 2-like is translated as MADSSRQQKLAAARRKLKQFQQKKTPSNSPAQKVKKSDKSVNNRSLANDVSSTSSIDGYESFATAPRTPATHAGDQRVEKMSPPTSNRTISSSESLRQMKHQLNGLVSEASLLNGGGKNDLDTSIHDLELRNQELAASLKEKSQDNLQLSFQYEEIKSQCNKLQEQIHKEKEDIHNLSQREQGALKEQLQVHIQTIGILVSEKSDLQSNLNQSNMSIHQRNEEINNLSSRLEASRQRVADLERDFANAHNSSQQLQRTSSDLDRERDQLLAELNHLRNSNEELSQQNSELVSELRAKISENQHLETSLHNSKSSLNMAELRVQQLTKQSEPVDYQQDLQRLQEENMALQQTVAQYQQSLQQLTMEREHLNQQSQQQNNHLMQQIQNLASQTNTLLGERQQLVSNIQSYQQQINNLQDELENQKVQQNDVTSSSISEDELKGHTDTIQRLQEEKLSLEHQYKAQVNDNAQLSNMYREAEEQRERLDNEVMMLREEASDRSSLLENVQSDKATISRALSQNKELKTQLQELQNAFVKMSNDNMELTTKVQTEEHVNNELSNKIADYEDDISSIKNQLRIKESETDRLKTQTFELNKQLMHQSQIQDRIHHYEAHGPMKDKLETELADTQEKLSKLLVENDNLIAQLAAVSSSSVGNQSHDHDHDHPDSTCNDSFSRDEMVNTLSTALRQLEMERDQLSKSFNDQREQHHILLQQMEDIQSQHSQAPAMTPEGTFVTNEDFETMSHAMDLLQKKFLQVMAQKADMDDLCQELEHKNMQLQSETETIGEYISLYHSQRQVMKKRQDDRERYVISLAKEKEVMQMKLAQLQNLVMQLLGEKSELPAHLHHSADLITEDMVTSVLPNAATTSMNGPTHKVKKNKSLGGSLDSTTLDDYSDDWSSSDTESVEEAMEDRLPEISPIHMPEAPHQNHIPQREKTAQQIMNLLEEISGPNIIDRGTILDHSFLPCKCCEGRIIDV